One genomic window of Candidatus Kuenenia stuttgartiensis includes the following:
- a CDS encoding ATP-binding protein: protein MEKDVLFGREKECQFITGLMNGRKNIIIYGEEGTGKSAIIHETVSRRKAEKLLYSHSSKTLRESLINPILFHGKETKDVQNKNIAMLRKAFFSMLDREKPAYIIFDHVELVTPRLYYFFLYLMDKKIPLIMISRGIRKKDIDHLRMILFDFIKVEITNLEKPATDKLVDYFVKEFNIKVNHTDDFRKDIYKFSGGNPKIVKELCFMAKDAKYHSCGNCNVRLIDLDHRIGKATGGST from the coding sequence GTGGAAAAAGATGTGTTGTTTGGAAGAGAAAAAGAGTGCCAATTTATAACCGGCTTAATGAACGGCAGGAAGAATATCATTATTTACGGTGAGGAAGGAACGGGTAAAAGCGCCATTATTCATGAAACAGTAAGCCGGAGGAAGGCAGAAAAGTTACTTTATTCTCACAGCAGCAAGACATTAAGGGAATCATTAATAAATCCTATTCTCTTTCATGGTAAAGAGACTAAAGATGTTCAGAACAAGAATATTGCAATGTTGAGAAAAGCATTCTTTAGCATGCTTGACAGGGAAAAACCCGCATATATCATTTTTGACCATGTAGAATTAGTTACGCCGAGACTCTATTATTTCTTCCTGTATTTAATGGATAAAAAAATTCCTCTCATAATGATAAGCCGTGGAATAAGGAAAAAAGATATCGACCATTTACGCATGATTTTATTTGATTTTATAAAGGTGGAAATAACGAATCTTGAAAAACCCGCCACGGATAAACTGGTAGATTATTTTGTTAAAGAATTCAATATTAAGGTGAACCACACGGACGATTTCAGAAAAGACATCTATAAGTTTTCAGGCGGCAATCCTAAAATCGTCAAAGAACTTTGTTTCATGGCAAAAGACGCAAAATATCATTCTTGCGGCAATTGCAACGTAAGGCTTATTGATTTAGACCATAGAATAGGCAAGGCAACAGGCGGCAGTACATGA